In the genome of Hymenobacter taeanensis, one region contains:
- the hemH gene encoding ferrochelatase, with translation MPTTPSSTKGRIGVLLVNLGTPDSPQTGDVRRYLNEFLTDARVIDMPAAVRYPLFRGLVVPLRAPKSAKIYQQLWTERGSPLLYHGLDLQKLVQEMLGPDYLVAFGMRYQKPSIESALLQLRDAAVDRIIVLPLFPQYAAASTGSVQEKVMEIVRKWWVVPSISFISTFVDVPGFTGTFATLGKEEMAKHTYDHVVFSYHGIPERHVLKGSHKGYCKLANCCNSYNKNNRYCYRAQCFETSRLLGAALGLSPEQYTTTFQSRLQSRLRDPWLQPYTDEVIKEFPAKGIKNVLAFSPAFVADCLETTIEVGEEFKEIFEEAGGEHWQLVPSLNSHPQWVATVAEMIREN, from the coding sequence ATGCCCACTACTCCTTCTTCTACTAAAGGGCGCATTGGCGTCCTGCTCGTGAACCTTGGTACCCCCGACTCGCCCCAGACGGGGGATGTGCGCCGCTACCTCAATGAATTCCTGACGGATGCCCGCGTGATTGATATGCCGGCCGCCGTGCGTTACCCGCTATTTCGGGGTCTGGTAGTACCCTTGCGGGCCCCTAAATCAGCCAAAATCTATCAGCAGCTCTGGACGGAACGCGGCTCCCCGCTGCTCTATCACGGCCTTGATCTGCAGAAGCTGGTGCAGGAAATGCTAGGCCCAGACTACCTCGTAGCGTTTGGTATGCGCTACCAGAAACCCAGCATTGAGAGTGCGCTACTGCAACTGCGCGATGCGGCCGTAGACCGTATCATTGTGCTGCCCTTGTTCCCGCAGTATGCCGCCGCCAGCACGGGCTCAGTGCAGGAGAAAGTAATGGAGATTGTGCGTAAGTGGTGGGTGGTTCCCAGCATCAGCTTCATTAGCACCTTCGTGGATGTACCCGGTTTCACGGGCACCTTCGCCACCTTGGGCAAAGAGGAAATGGCGAAACATACCTACGACCACGTAGTATTCAGCTACCACGGTATTCCGGAGCGCCACGTGCTAAAGGGTAGCCACAAGGGATACTGCAAACTGGCCAACTGCTGCAACAGCTACAATAAAAACAACCGCTACTGCTACCGGGCCCAGTGCTTTGAAACGTCACGCTTATTGGGGGCAGCACTAGGCCTCTCCCCCGAGCAGTATACCACTACCTTCCAGAGCCGCCTGCAAAGCCGCCTCCGCGACCCATGGCTGCAGCCTTATACCGACGAGGTAATTAAGGAGTTCCCCGCGAAAGGCATCAAAAATGTGCTGGCCTTCTCCCCCGCGTTTGTAGCCGACTGCCTCGAGACGACCATTGAGGTAGGCGAAGAGTTCAAGGAAATATTTGAGGAGGCCGGTGGTGAGCATTGGCAGCTTGTGCCTTCTCTCAACTCGCACCCGCAGTGGGTAGCCACGGTGGCCGAGATGATTCGGGAGAACTAA
- the era gene encoding GTPase Era: MNTEPTPHRAGFVSIIGKPNVGKSTLMNALMGERLSIVTSKAQTTRHRILGILNGDDFQLVYSDTPGIIQPKYELHNAMMSFVYSSLEDADVILFVTDIYEKHDEEPVVERLRKMVDTPILLLVNKIDQADQAEVEAKVEYWREHLPNATRVLPISALEKFGTGELLDLILGYLPVHPPYYPKDELTDKPERFFAAEMIREKIFKLYKKEVPYSCEVEIEEFKEDEDIIRMRSIIYVERASQKGIIIGQQGAALKKVGTWAREEMEKFFQKKVFLEIHVKVNENWRTDPKALSRFGYNQ; the protein is encoded by the coding sequence GTGAATACCGAACCAACTCCGCACCGCGCTGGCTTTGTGAGCATTATCGGCAAGCCCAATGTGGGCAAGTCTACGCTTATGAACGCCCTGATGGGCGAGCGGCTCAGCATCGTAACCAGCAAGGCCCAGACCACGCGCCACCGCATTCTAGGCATCCTGAACGGTGATGATTTCCAACTCGTTTACTCCGACACGCCCGGCATTATTCAACCCAAGTATGAGCTGCACAACGCCATGATGTCGTTCGTGTACTCATCGTTGGAAGATGCTGATGTGATTCTGTTCGTAACGGATATCTACGAGAAGCATGATGAGGAGCCGGTGGTAGAGCGTCTGCGCAAAATGGTGGATACACCTATTCTGCTGCTCGTCAATAAAATTGACCAGGCCGATCAGGCCGAAGTAGAAGCCAAGGTGGAGTACTGGCGTGAGCATTTGCCTAATGCCACGCGGGTTCTGCCAATTTCGGCCCTAGAGAAGTTTGGTACCGGCGAGCTGCTGGATCTGATTCTGGGATACCTGCCCGTGCACCCACCGTATTACCCAAAGGATGAGCTAACCGATAAGCCAGAGCGGTTTTTTGCCGCTGAAATGATTCGGGAGAAAATCTTTAAGCTCTACAAAAAAGAGGTGCCTTACAGCTGTGAGGTAGAAATTGAGGAGTTTAAAGAGGATGAAGATATCATCCGGATGCGCTCCATCATTTATGTTGAGCGGGCCAGCCAGAAGGGTATCATTATTGGGCAGCAAGGCGCCGCTTTAAAGAAAGTAGGGACCTGGGCCCGCGAGGAAATGGAGAAGTTCTTTCAGAAAAAAGTATTTCTCGAAATCCACGTGAAGGTCAACGAAAACTGGCGTACCGACCCGAAAGCCCTGAGCCGCTTCGGCTATAATCAATAG
- the der gene encoding ribosome biogenesis GTPase Der: MKNTIAIVGRPNVGKSTLFNRLVGQRKAIMDNESGVTRDRHYGYGEWTGKYYTVIDTGGYVHNSEDIFEGEINKQVKLAIDEADVVLFMVDVDAGVHHLDEEFADVLRRYQGKKPIYIVANKADTNARIHAAGEFYTLGVGDGEIYPISSQSGSGTGDLLDAVVAHFEEEGVEEPDAGIPKIAVVGRPNVGKSSFVNLLLGTDRSIVTDIAGTTRDSIQARYNAFGNEFILVDTAGLRRKTKVHEDVEFYSVLRSIRALEESDVCVVMLDATRGIEAQDVNIIGLADKNRKGIVILVNKWDLIENKETNTAKEFEAKIMEKIAPIAYPPVIFTSVLTKQRVHKAIETAIEVYNNKRKKVPTSELNEVMLREIEKYPPPITKGKMVRIKYVTQLPTHNPVFAFFCNLPQYVKESYTRYLENRLRENFGFEGTPIGIVFRKK; the protein is encoded by the coding sequence ATGAAAAATACCATTGCCATTGTAGGCCGCCCCAACGTGGGCAAGTCTACGCTATTTAACCGCCTCGTAGGCCAGCGCAAAGCCATCATGGATAACGAGTCGGGCGTAACCCGCGACCGGCACTACGGCTACGGCGAGTGGACCGGCAAGTACTACACTGTAATTGATACGGGTGGGTACGTACACAACTCGGAAGATATTTTTGAAGGCGAAATCAATAAGCAGGTGAAGCTGGCTATTGATGAGGCCGACGTGGTGCTGTTTATGGTAGACGTGGATGCGGGCGTTCATCACCTGGATGAAGAATTTGCCGACGTGCTGCGCCGTTACCAGGGTAAGAAGCCTATTTATATTGTAGCTAACAAGGCCGATACCAACGCCCGGATTCACGCCGCCGGCGAGTTCTATACCTTAGGTGTGGGCGACGGCGAAATATACCCAATCAGCAGCCAGAGCGGTTCTGGTACCGGCGACTTGCTTGATGCGGTAGTAGCGCACTTTGAGGAAGAAGGCGTGGAAGAGCCCGATGCGGGTATCCCAAAAATTGCTGTAGTAGGCCGCCCGAACGTAGGAAAGTCCTCGTTCGTGAACCTGCTGCTGGGCACTGACCGCAGCATTGTGACGGATATTGCCGGCACCACCCGCGACTCTATTCAGGCCCGTTACAATGCCTTCGGCAACGAGTTTATCTTGGTAGATACTGCTGGTCTTCGCCGGAAAACCAAGGTGCACGAGGATGTAGAGTTCTACTCGGTGTTGCGCTCCATTCGGGCACTGGAAGAGTCTGATGTGTGCGTGGTGATGCTAGACGCTACCCGCGGCATTGAAGCCCAGGACGTGAACATTATAGGCCTAGCCGACAAAAACCGGAAGGGCATCGTGATTCTGGTGAACAAGTGGGACCTGATTGAGAACAAGGAAACCAACACGGCCAAGGAGTTCGAGGCGAAGATCATGGAGAAGATTGCGCCCATTGCTTATCCTCCGGTCATTTTCACGTCGGTACTCACGAAGCAGCGCGTACACAAAGCCATTGAAACGGCCATTGAAGTGTACAACAACAAGCGCAAGAAAGTACCTACCTCAGAACTGAACGAGGTAATGCTGCGGGAGATTGAAAAATATCCGCCACCCATCACGAAGGGCAAAATGGTGCGCATTAAGTACGTAACCCAGCTGCCCACCCACAACCCGGTGTTTGCGTTCTTCTGCAACCTACCCCAGTACGTGAAGGAAAGCTATACCCGCTATCTGGAGAATCGCTTACGCGAGAACTTCGGTTTTGAGGGTACTCCTATTGGTATCGTCTTCCGGAAGAAATAA
- the murQ gene encoding N-acetylmuramic acid 6-phosphate etherase — protein MSTTETPSLFNNLESLSTQELLVGMNSVDQTVPQAVAKALPQIEALVDATVARLGSGGRLFYIGAGTSGRLGILDASECPPTFGVPHGVVIGLIAGGDTAIRKAVENAEDDAEKAWQDLLAYDITNQDIVVGIAASGRTPYVIGGLEQARRHGLATGCIVCNAGSAVAAVAEYPVEVVTGPEFVTGSTRLKAGTAQKLVLNMITTATFIRLGRVRGNKMVDMQLSNAKLVDRGERMLMDELQISQPEAAELLRQHGSVRAALVARQ, from the coding sequence ATGAGCACCACCGAAACTCCTTCCCTCTTCAATAATCTGGAATCCCTCTCCACGCAGGAACTGCTGGTGGGCATGAACAGCGTAGATCAGACCGTACCCCAGGCAGTTGCCAAAGCATTACCGCAAATTGAGGCTTTGGTAGATGCTACGGTGGCCCGGCTGGGTAGTGGCGGCCGGCTGTTCTACATTGGCGCTGGCACCAGCGGGCGGCTTGGCATTCTGGATGCCTCAGAGTGCCCGCCCACGTTTGGAGTACCTCACGGGGTGGTTATTGGCCTGATTGCCGGTGGCGACACCGCCATTCGGAAAGCAGTAGAAAACGCCGAAGATGACGCCGAAAAGGCCTGGCAGGACTTGCTGGCCTATGACATCACGAACCAGGACATTGTAGTGGGCATTGCAGCCTCAGGGCGTACCCCTTACGTGATAGGTGGCCTAGAGCAGGCCCGCCGGCACGGCTTAGCTACAGGCTGCATTGTGTGCAACGCAGGCTCAGCAGTAGCCGCCGTCGCCGAGTATCCGGTAGAGGTAGTAACGGGCCCTGAGTTTGTCACGGGCAGCACTCGCCTGAAAGCAGGCACAGCGCAAAAGCTGGTGCTGAATATGATCACTACCGCCACCTTTATTCGGTTGGGCCGCGTGCGGGGCAATAAGATGGTAGATATGCAGCTCTCCAACGCTAAGCTGGTTGACCGGGGTGAGCGAATGCTGATGGATGAACTGCAGATTTCTCAGCCTGAAGCGGCTGAATTGCTACGGCAGCACGGCTCAGTGCGGGCGGCTCTGGTAGCCCGGCAGTAA
- a CDS encoding cytochrome b5 domain-containing protein, with amino-acid sequence MSLPPANQPLASSLPTYSRAQLALRNGQDRDEVWVAYQGLIYDVTRSRLWKRGNHYEHWAGQDLTKELDQDAPHTPHVFDKFTVIGRLA; translated from the coding sequence ATGAGCCTGCCCCCCGCTAACCAACCTCTGGCATCATCACTTCCCACATACAGCCGCGCCCAGCTGGCTCTACGCAACGGCCAAGACCGCGACGAAGTATGGGTGGCCTACCAAGGACTTATTTATGATGTTACCCGCTCCCGGCTCTGGAAGCGTGGCAACCATTATGAGCATTGGGCCGGCCAAGACTTAACCAAAGAACTAGATCAAGACGCCCCGCATACCCCGCACGTCTTCGATAAGTTCACAGTTATTGGCCGACTGGCCTAG
- a CDS encoding formimidoylglutamase: MNLAIFFDPLREELISASSATTTTLAAYVSPFLDTFPDWRAADLALIGLDEWRGSAAGAPVTHGADAVRSHFYQLQKGTGSIRLVDLGNLRPGLTLEDTYHRLREIIAALLEHNTVPVLLGGSHDLDYGQFLAYETLDRAVSFATVDARVDMGEQDGMPAEKNHLRRMLMHEPSFLFNFAQLAHQQYLVAPDVLAALEKLHFETLRVGQVRDDIRQAEPLLRQADFVSFDVAALRWNDAPGYYPPNPFGLTNEEAAKLAWYAGHNDQLSSFGLYGYRPDHDHHGLAAMALATMLWYFVEGYYHRRGETDFQSKRFIRYAVGLPGTPAKLVFYKGKRTEKWWLEVESLADSDIKRIVPCSYQDYLRAAQGDLPNRWILTQALLG; the protein is encoded by the coding sequence ATGAATCTGGCCATCTTTTTTGATCCGCTCCGCGAAGAGCTGATTTCTGCTTCGTCTGCCACTACCACTACGCTAGCTGCGTACGTTTCACCTTTTCTGGATACGTTTCCGGACTGGCGCGCAGCTGACCTGGCCCTTATTGGCCTTGATGAGTGGCGGGGTAGCGCCGCCGGAGCCCCTGTTACGCATGGTGCCGATGCAGTGCGGAGCCATTTCTATCAGCTTCAGAAAGGCACCGGATCAATTCGGCTGGTAGACCTAGGCAATCTGCGCCCCGGCCTTACCCTCGAAGACACGTACCATCGCCTCCGCGAGATTATTGCGGCCCTGTTAGAGCATAACACGGTTCCTGTTCTGCTGGGTGGTTCTCATGACCTAGACTACGGTCAGTTCCTGGCCTATGAAACGCTGGACCGAGCCGTAAGCTTTGCCACCGTAGATGCCCGCGTAGATATGGGGGAGCAGGATGGCATGCCGGCGGAGAAAAACCACTTGCGCCGAATGCTGATGCATGAGCCCAGTTTCCTGTTCAACTTCGCTCAACTGGCTCACCAACAATATCTCGTGGCGCCCGATGTGCTGGCCGCCTTGGAGAAGCTGCACTTTGAAACCCTGCGCGTAGGCCAGGTGCGCGACGACATCCGGCAGGCGGAGCCCCTGCTGCGACAGGCCGACTTCGTGAGTTTCGACGTGGCAGCCCTGCGCTGGAATGATGCTCCTGGTTACTACCCACCCAACCCATTTGGGCTGACCAACGAGGAAGCAGCCAAGCTGGCCTGGTACGCCGGCCACAACGACCAGCTCAGCTCTTTTGGCCTCTACGGGTACCGCCCCGACCACGACCATCATGGCCTCGCGGCCATGGCGCTGGCTACCATGCTGTGGTATTTTGTGGAAGGGTACTACCACCGCCGGGGCGAAACCGATTTCCAAAGCAAGCGTTTCATCCGGTACGCCGTAGGCCTGCCGGGCACTCCCGCCAAGCTGGTTTTTTACAAAGGCAAGCGCACCGAAAAGTGGTGGCTGGAGGTAGAAAGCCTGGCCGACAGCGACATTAAACGCATTGTGCCATGCAGCTACCAAGACTACCTACGTGCTGCCCAAGGTGACCTACCCAACCGCTGGATTCTTACGCAGGCCCTATTGGGGTAA
- a CDS encoding AMP-dependent synthetase/ligase — MDIRRTFDILPQLQQKYNKPDCFAAKSNGQYVPVSTEAAIEQINQVSLGLRSLGIGKDDKVAIISMNRPEWMFADFGIAQLGATSVPMYPSITVEDYKYIFSDAGVKAVFVSDKKLLDKVREATQGLNIPSDNVFTFDKVEGARHFSELLDLGKQGNPADLEPLKAAVQPDDLLTLIYTSGTTGQPKGVMLTHNNILSNCRNAQRFVPVTKEDRALSFLPLCHIFERMVTHIYLINGVSIYYAESMETIADNLREVKPQIFTTVPRLLEKVYDKIVAKGHELEGVKKQLFFWALNLGLKYDNQKDHGFLYNTQLALANKLIFNKWREALGGNLRCIVSGGGALQPRLARVFWSAGIPVMEGYGLTETSPVIAVGGYEPENNMIGTVGPIIDNTEVKIATDGEILTKSESVMKGYYNQPELTAKEFDEEGWFHTGDIGEMVEGRFLKITDRKKEMFKTSGGKYIAPQVIEGKLKESPLVEQCMVVGDGQKFPSALVIPSFDDLKGWCKRNSVDCNCSNEELVKNEKVVKMYQDLVHKYNSGFAQWEQVKKVVLLPQLWTVETGEMTPTMKVKRKVITANNKDIIESLYH, encoded by the coding sequence ATGGACATTCGTCGCACCTTCGATATTCTGCCTCAGTTACAGCAGAAGTACAATAAACCCGACTGTTTTGCTGCCAAGAGCAATGGGCAGTATGTTCCCGTCAGTACCGAGGCAGCAATAGAGCAAATAAACCAAGTCAGTCTGGGGTTGCGTAGTCTCGGGATTGGCAAAGATGATAAAGTGGCCATTATCTCTATGAACCGCCCTGAGTGGATGTTCGCAGATTTTGGTATTGCTCAACTGGGCGCTACCAGCGTACCCATGTACCCCAGCATTACAGTAGAAGACTACAAATACATCTTCTCCGATGCCGGCGTCAAGGCCGTTTTCGTCTCAGATAAAAAGCTGCTGGACAAGGTGCGTGAAGCTACGCAAGGGCTGAATATTCCGTCGGATAACGTATTCACGTTTGATAAAGTAGAAGGCGCCCGTCACTTCTCGGAGCTGCTGGACCTGGGCAAGCAGGGCAACCCCGCCGACCTGGAGCCTCTGAAAGCTGCCGTACAGCCTGATGACCTGCTGACGCTCATTTACACCTCAGGCACTACCGGGCAGCCCAAAGGAGTAATGCTAACGCATAACAACATTCTCAGCAACTGCCGCAATGCCCAGCGGTTTGTGCCCGTCACAAAAGAAGACCGGGCCCTAAGCTTCCTGCCGCTCTGCCACATTTTTGAGCGCATGGTAACGCATATCTACCTCATCAATGGGGTGAGTATTTACTATGCCGAGAGCATGGAAACCATTGCCGATAACCTGCGCGAAGTGAAGCCCCAGATCTTCACTACCGTACCGCGGTTGTTGGAGAAGGTATATGATAAGATTGTTGCCAAGGGCCATGAGCTGGAAGGGGTAAAGAAGCAGCTGTTCTTCTGGGCTCTCAATCTCGGCCTGAAGTACGACAACCAGAAAGACCACGGCTTTCTGTACAACACGCAGTTAGCGCTGGCCAACAAGCTGATCTTTAACAAATGGCGTGAGGCCCTGGGAGGTAACCTGCGCTGCATCGTGAGCGGAGGTGGGGCCCTGCAGCCACGGTTGGCCCGGGTATTCTGGTCGGCTGGCATTCCGGTAATGGAGGGCTACGGCCTCACGGAAACCTCCCCGGTTATTGCGGTAGGTGGATACGAGCCTGAGAACAACATGATTGGCACCGTAGGCCCCATCATCGACAACACCGAAGTAAAAATTGCCACCGATGGTGAGATTCTGACCAAGTCGGAGTCGGTGATGAAAGGCTACTACAACCAGCCCGAGCTAACGGCCAAGGAGTTTGATGAGGAGGGCTGGTTCCATACCGGCGACATTGGCGAAATGGTAGAAGGCCGTTTCCTGAAAATTACCGACCGTAAGAAGGAGATGTTCAAGACCTCGGGTGGTAAGTACATTGCCCCTCAGGTAATTGAAGGCAAGCTCAAGGAGTCGCCGCTGGTAGAGCAGTGCATGGTAGTCGGCGACGGTCAGAAATTTCCTTCGGCCCTCGTTATTCCTTCCTTCGATGACCTGAAAGGCTGGTGCAAGCGTAATAGTGTGGATTGCAATTGCTCAAACGAAGAGCTCGTTAAGAACGAGAAGGTGGTGAAGATGTACCAGGACCTGGTACACAAGTATAACAGCGGTTTTGCGCAGTGGGAACAGGTGAAGAAAGTGGTACTGCTGCCCCAGCTCTGGACCGTGGAAACCGGCGAAATGACCCCCACCATGAAGGTGAAGCGCAAAGTCATCACCGCTAACAACAAAGACATCATCGAGAGCCTCTATCACTAG
- a CDS encoding MarR family winged helix-turn-helix transcriptional regulator, producing MTPEETVDYNIKVAWHAISRMYNTQAAKHDITTSIGFVLLNIDQENGTPATKIAPLLGLETRSLTRILRSMEEKGLIYKQADTQDKRSVRIFLTEEGLRGKEISRQTVRHFNLKVREKIPQSELNVFFKVVGQITGMIEGKTLYDDFKPKPLRSESPA from the coding sequence ATGACACCCGAAGAAACCGTCGATTATAACATTAAAGTTGCCTGGCACGCCATTTCGCGCATGTACAATACGCAGGCGGCTAAGCACGACATTACCACGAGCATTGGCTTCGTGCTGCTAAACATCGACCAGGAGAATGGTACCCCTGCTACCAAGATAGCACCTTTATTGGGGCTGGAAACCCGTTCCCTGACGCGTATTTTACGCAGCATGGAGGAAAAAGGGCTAATCTATAAGCAGGCTGATACGCAAGACAAACGCTCTGTGCGAATTTTCCTCACCGAGGAAGGGCTGCGCGGAAAAGAGATTTCCCGGCAAACGGTGCGTCACTTCAACCTGAAGGTGCGTGAAAAAATCCCGCAGAGCGAATTAAACGTGTTCTTCAAAGTGGTTGGCCAGATTACCGGCATGATTGAGGGCAAAACCCTCTACGACGACTTCAAGCCGAAACCCTTACGCTCCGAGTCGCCGGCCTAG